A window of the Henckelia pumila isolate YLH828 chromosome 3, ASM3356847v2, whole genome shotgun sequence genome harbors these coding sequences:
- the LOC140891609 gene encoding uncharacterized protein has translation MFFNDLIQRRVSALLRPWLRDDPELEFKLGFLRSNGTLSNVSFSTSALNDLLEDPSRCCFKEVRVEQLSIKISPWSSSAFTLVIRGLRLVVSIGEEVDERGVKWRPRVKDTTMEDNNKVLSGIDPEGCTLHASLRRITDITTRTWRKSLLNTLFAHSEIQFHDVCVLFQSPNNAFSFSLHVKKIEAGSQNFVHRCFVSGFMGSLFVPSEESSFDVDVDSFEIRLTGEKHSSSVIPATNMSALVNVTNLQFTSICVRVPRLNFIFSPADLSIMLLFYALLSKESKCIRPGRLLWKIVGSRLGSLLPSTNLSILRVVKFTCLWLRYLKTYENLLLLVGYPASDQMKRSAEVMSRDKTYSRSVKSKWKLISNIENDLPLEAVAFARQITRFRFASRGPGKPDGFVELLGKRTFWKLPQLLVLILCAVGSLLRSISRFLLLYNVLATSPKIHQKYGTFQEDCLLGNGISLIVQQISVSVSPNNSAERSPSRKSATAVSYQDLLSFHILAEAFFLRYVVNVSEQYLMSASGCLKILSSPVVKAGTSSKSKESPNKKFDEKQIVWGEPAQIIDFAEATNVSGEPSVPHLDHIIGNMWLNWKESYSKFEEVIPNVLNPWILCEVKSSLTHHSLYDGSSWFWNCGLTIGRLNFHLDFYSIATVIVLLRQIQGSVSLNDAMRENVALNTLDQASPARDLSSRCRSYSSKIESDIIRILPQKHIHIGLLIAGPHIQISVLNNKFYSENMGDHLVTHVTFDICNIELVVSPKLENYPGLPGQNAAGCDRVSEYHILEPQEIDTSKSYNEAYTCQKCISLTACLKISGLKAYLVESAESHNYQIVVFSPMTTRLEYTRKDHHSYASKIVALSATCCCVAAGFTMLVFLDEWYTLAKVFSGVFYESLAFAIHGSGDGPRYQELPSRDSVYSDSERETVLSIGSHESFVTSTQFVVHSTCELKSFDLVLHNSRESFNLENYMNVMPIERETGGISATHDTFGLGIYISLQQLMTEFNIKEGNMHFIIDITVIRSIIFRYLAESERRFDNYELKNLLRAQNFLAEAAITQSRACLFLRSCKNFPSIGINGTDDLSCTHGKTTDMLGDFPLEVNAEGLVDQWLSANICISGLYVVGWEVKDILVSEQKLEDFTAEISVGGAFQNISWQSKGGSLFLEAMTAALFVDCCTSYCNCILELWSAGQSLQQVIVSRQVKNTAVQDSHLVIKPQKVQLLETIWDCVEVFSLFLSRLSLILVARDEYGSIREVLFEVDFNLDLELSNMARKFSMGIPKFYMVSRFMRGGMEHKANVTQTSLFSPIVSEDSSSNFNGKDSSSLLGNKEANQSGQADASGSSLPRYAKGFHIDTSMSSLQRKNLHFSQNSIVKDLKCFLAAGRPVTNDQINHAFLNDVWVGNASVSGFDMTITLSEIKMILSAYESISKVSSRKKTFKVESDKQSNHREPEGSAEEIIPDGAIVAIQDTEQHMYIAVEGSENKYDIAGTIHYSLVGKRALFRVKYHNLRQWKSKAQYFSLISLYAKDDSGKSLQLSSNPRSRFVDVSFSSDSECALWRTLSFKHDTYEDAVEQEFSSPLAKRTFHLLNKKNDCAIAFADGVLEFVSKPGNLFKWKVFSDPGLGNNMLPTVSWDSSEASLQSDLNITELGESITNRDLLGITITVDKVTLTIVHELLNTEEKFPLLQGSVAPNQAIMQISKSKLRVMNTSVIVLYFFDAQRNSWMDFVHQLEFYSFYCSKFQGSEDMHGVRSHFYAKIKEVNFSVSELSLDILLFVLGELDIAGPYAVKKPVVSTNCGKVLNQSGMTLLCQFYDNENVLISARQSATVFLRHLALANLPPEASFFSLQLRNQGFLSTSPIHLSLLETRKFAWRTRIISSQDSKSFPGPLIVVEISRGIEDGISIIVAPMLKIHNETDFPLELRFQRPQHKETDAASLMLKAGDVIDDSLTAFNAVGSSGGLRKALTSLSVGNFILSFRPNIDDSVKILNQSLLEWSDDLKGGKPVHLSGVFDKLSYKVRKALSVDSVKSSLTSANCVLKSEDVVVANIHFLILTIGKGRPVINPDNFGYAPGNKDSPVAMQEQKEIFVLPTIQVSNFLHTELHVNLTDKDLHTSTDDWNTWSNATIPCGSTVNFYANPDNIYFTVTLTSFDSRSKPVNSSDWVRKLQKKKNDIPHLDIELDFDGGKYFATLRLSRGHRGTLKVVILTSYALQNNTDAPLFCFVSKQKSFSSEDMKRFVASIPPELGSYLPPNSIASWFMKSPKLRLKLFEEKALDTQLDLDALSGLAEIDLEVEDISGLKTIMRLGVSLRPSTGKEALSQIVTLSSRYVVCNESEEIITLQQCYMEGMEESITINSKQRIALRLKNVMKNRKETNAIEHLLRKHTKSQDDHSLFIQFRLNESGLGWSGPVCVASLGRFFLKFRKSSEYPENHLSNENNLSQHAVIHVVEEGSSIVVHFHRPPDTNLPYRIENRLHGSPIAYYQKGSSAPETLGAGVSVGYVWDDLTLPHKLVIQLDDVHLLREINLDKVRSWKSFYRNKQSRGLGFHIPLEKKDQKQTTYSQRLQTETVKVGYEVYAEGVTRILRICDFSHSHKVNEPYGTRTKMRLRISYLAVHLLEYAKQELDISEPSDDVPIIIGRFERINCDCMFTSRHNYNQIRIQSLSVNEKWVGAPFATMLRRHQSEKSDANDCILRVMIILLPSSSHVKQVKHLSIVLLPLTLNLDEETLMKIVPFWRSSLSDPSAPRQQYYFDHFEIHPIKIVASFLPGELYYSYSSTQDTLRSLLHSVIKMPAIQSKTVELNGVLVTHALITLRELTIKCAQHYSWYSMRAIYMAKGSPLLPPAFASIFDDSASSSLDVFFDPSSGLLNLPGVTIGTLKLISKFIDNKGFSGTRRYFGDLGKTLKTAGSNILFAAVTEVSDCVLKGAETSGFSGMVGGFHQGILKLAMEPTVLGNAFMEGGPDRKIKLDRSPGIDELYIEGYLQAMLDTMYKQEYLRVKVIDNVVILKNLPPSSALINEIMESVNGFLASKALLKGETPVNSLRYMRGEREWRIGPTVLTLCEHLFVSFAIRFLRKQAGKFVSSIKVKEKTNLDEERAIVESPTPSSGNKQKVKLVWKWGVGKFVLSGIVAYIDGRLCRNIPNPLARRIVSGFLLSLLDTGDDESR, from the exons ATGTTCTTCAATGATTTGATTCAACGGAGGGTCTCGGCTCttctgcggccatggcttcgaGACGACCCAGAACTTGAATTCAAACTCGGATTCCTCCGTTCAAATGGAACCCTAAGTAACGTCAGTTTCAGCACTTCCGCTCTTAACGATTTACTCGAAGACCCTTCTCGGTGTTGTTTCAAAGAAGTTCGTGTCGAACAATTGAGCATCAAAATCTCGCCATGGTCCTCGTCCGCCTTCACTCTCGTGATTCGGGGCCTCCGTCTCGTTGTTTCAATTGG GGAAGAGGTGGATGAAAGAGGAGTGAAGTGGAGGCCAAGGGTTAAAGATACTACAATGGAGGACAACAACAAGGTTCTTTCGGGGATTGATCCTGAG GGCTGTACTCTGCATGCCTCCCTTAGAAGGATTACCGACATTACCACAAGAACATGGAGAAAGTCCCTACTGAATACTTTATTTGCACATTCCGAGATTCAGTTTCATGATGTTTGTGTGTTGTTTCAATCTCCGAATAATGCATTCTCATTCTCATTGCATGTGAAAAAAATTGAAGCAGGATCACAGAACTTCGTTCATAGGTGTTTTGTTAGTGGATTCATGGGTTCACTTTTTGTGCCTTCTGAAGAGAGTTCATTTGATGTTGATGTTGACAGCTTTGAGATTAGATTGACTGGTGAAAAACACTCGAGCTCTGTTATTCCAGCAACAAATATGTCAGCTTTAGTTAATGTGACAAATCTTCAATTCACAAGCATTTGTGTTCGTGTTCCAAggttaaattttatattttctcCAGCAGATCTCTCTATAATGTTATTGTTTTATGCACTCCTGTCCAAAGAATCTAAATGTATTAGACCTGGAAGGCTACTGTGGAAAATCGTGGGAAGCAGACTCGGTTCTCTGCTTCCATCTACTAACCTGTCAATACTTAGAGTAGTAAAATTCACATGTTTGTGGTTGCGATATTTAAAAACCTATGAGAACTTACTTCTCCTGGTTGGATATCCTGCGAGTGATCAAATGAAAAGATCAGCTGAGGTGATGTCTCGAGACAAAACCTATTCAAGATCTGTCAAGTCTAAGTGGAAACTTATTTCCAATATCGAAAATGATCTTCCACTTGAGGCAGTTGCTTTTGCTCGACAAATAACGCGCTTCAGATTTGCATCACGTGGTCCCGGAAAACCTGACGGTTTTGTCGAGCTACTGGGTAAGAGGACCTTCTGGAAGCTGCCTCAGCTACTTGTGCTTATTTTGTGCGCAGTAGGAAGTTTATTGCGTTCCATTTCAAGATTTCTTTTGTTGTACAATGTTTTGGCCACATCTCCGAAGATTCATCAGAAGTATGGCACTTTTCAGGAAGATTGCCTCTTAGGAAATGGTATCAGTTTAATTGTCCAACAAATTTCGGTATCTGTTTCTCCAAATAATTCAGCAGAACGTTCTCCCTCTAGGAAGTCAGCCACAGCAGTTTCATACCAAGATTTACTTTCATTCCATATTTTAGCAGAAGCATTCTTCTTAAGATATGTGGTAAATGTTTCTGAACAATATTTGATGTCTGCATCTGGGTGTTTGAAAATTCTTTCTTCACCTGTTGTGAAAGCCGGGACAAGTAGTAAATCAAAAGAATCGCCGAATAAGAAATTCGATGAGAAGCAGATAGTGTGGGGGGAGCCTGCTCAAATTATTGACTTTGCTGAAGCTACTAATGTTAGCGGTGAACCGTCAGTCCCCCATTTAGATCATATTATtggaaatatgtggttgaattGGAAAGAAtcttattcaaaatttgaagaagtAATCCCTAATGTGCTGAATCCATGGATTCTTTGTGAGGTGAAGAGCTCTTTGACACATCACAGCCTCTATGATGGTAGTTCCTGGTTTTGGAACTGTGGCCTGACTATTGGTAGACTGAACTTCCACCTGGACTTCTATTCTATAGCCACCGTTATTGTGCTTCTTCGACAAATACAGGGTTCTGTTTCTTTGAACGATGCGATGAGGGAAAATGTTGCCTTGAATACTTTAGATCAGGCTTCACCAGCGAGGGATTTGAGTAGCAGGTGTAGATCTTATTCAAGCAAAATTGAATCTGATATTATCAGAATTCTTCCTCAGAAGCATATTCACATTGGGTTATTGATTGCCGGTCCTCACATTCAAATATCCGTATTAAACAATAAGTTCTATAGTGAAAACATGGGCGACCATCTAGTTACGCACGTCACATTTGACATCTGCAACATTGAACTTGTGGTATCTCCAAAATTGGAAAATTATCCTGGATTGCCTGGTCAAAATGCTGCAGGTTGTGATAGAGTATCAGAATATCATATTCTGGAACCCCAAGAAATTGATACCTCTAAATCCTATAATGAAGCTTATACTTGTCAAAAATGCATTTCCCTTACTGCATGCCTTAAAATTTCTGGTTTGAAAGCCTACCTTGTTGAATCGGCTGAAAGTCACAACTACCAAATTGTTGTATTCAGCCCTATGACTACTCGACTAGAATATACAAG GAAGGACCATCATTCATATGCTTCAAAAATTGTTGCTTTATCCGCAACATGCTGTTGCGTGGCTGCTGGATTTACTATGTTGGTATTTTTGGACGAGTGGTATACCTTGGCAAAG GTATTTTCTGGAGTCTTTTACGAGTCACTTGCCTTTGCCATACATGGATCAGGTGATGGCCCAAGATATCAAGAATTACCCAGCAGAGACTCggtttattctgattctgagaGAGAAACAGTCTTGAGCATAGGCAGCCATGAATCATTTGTTACAAGCACTCAATTTGTTGTTCACAGCACTTGTGAACTAAAGTCGTTTGACTTAGTTCTTCATAATTCAAGGGAAAGTTTCAATCTGGAGAACTATATGAATGTAATGCCAATTGAAAGAGAAACTGGTGGAATTTCAGCCACGCATGACACTTTTGgtcttggaatttacatctcTCTTCAACAGTTGATGACAGAATTTAATATAAAAGAAGGAAATATGCACTTCATTATTGATATAACTGTAATTCGATCCATCATTTTCAGATATTTGGCTGAGTCTGAGAGAAGGTTCGATAACTATGAGCTAAAAAATCTGTTGCGCGCTCAAAATTTCTTAGCCGAAGCGGCGATTACTCAAAGTAGAGCATGTTTATTCTTAAGATCATGTAAAAACTTTCCATCAATAGGGATAAATGGTACAGATGATCTATCATGTACTCATGGCAAAACCACAGACATGTTGGGGGATTTTCCCTTGGAGGTGAATGCTGAAGGGTTAGTGGATCAATGGCTTTCAGCAAATATCTGCATATCTGGACTTTATGTGGTTGGGTGGGAAGTAAAGGATATTTTGGTTAGTGAGCAAAAGTTGGAGGATTTTACTGCAGAAATTTCCGTTGGGGGAGCATTCCAAAATATATCTTGGCAGTCCAAG GGTGGTTCTTTGTTTCTCGAAGCAATGACTGCGGCATTGTTCGTTGATTGTTGTACATCATATTGTAACTGCATCTTAGAACTTTGGTCTGCTGGTCAATCACTTCAACAAGTTATAGTTTCACGTCAAGTGAAGAATACAGCTGTTCAAGATAGTCATCTTGTTATAAAACCCCAGAAAGTTCAACTGCTAGAAACTATATGGGATTGTGTGGAAGTGTTCTCCTTGTTTCTTTCACGTCTATCTCTCATACTTGTGGCAAGGGATGAATATG GCAGTATTCGGGAAGTCCTATTTGAGGTTGACTTTAACCTGGACCTCGAACTGTCAAATATGGCGAGAAAATTTTCAATGGGCATTCCCAAATTTTATATGGTTTCTAGATTCATGCGCGGAGGAATGGAGCATAAAGCCAATGTCACTCAAACCTCTCTCTTTTCTCCCATTGTTTCTGAAGATTCTTCTTCCAACTTTAATGGCAAGGATTCTTCATCCTTGCTTGGGAACAAAGAGGCCAACCAATCAGGCCAAGCTGATGCAAGTGGCTCAAGTTTGCCAAGATATGCAAAGGGTTTTCACATCGACACTTCCATGAGTAGCCTACAACGTAAAAACTTGCATTTTAGTCAGAATTCTATAGTGAAAGATTTGAAATGTTTTTTAGCAGCTGGAAGACCTGTAACAAATGATCAGATTAATCATGCATTCTTAAATGATGTATGGGTTGGGAATGCCTCTGTTTCAGGGTTTGATATGACTATCACTTTGTCAGAAATAAAG ATGATACTTTCTGCTTATGAATCGATCTCTAAAGTTTCGAGCAGAAAGAAAACTTTCAAAGTAGAATCAGATAAACAGTCGAATCACAGAGAACCAGAAGGAAGTGCTGAAGAAATTATTCCTGACG GAGCAATTGTCGCCATCCAAGATACCGAACAACACATGTATATTGCAGTTGAaggttcagaaaataaatatgatatagCTGGGACGATTCATTATTCACTTGTGGGGAAGCGGGCTCTTTTCAGA GTAAAGTATCATAACCTGAGGCAATGGAAGTCAAAAGCTCAGTACTTTTCCCTGATATCTCTGTATGCTAAAGATGATTCTGGGAAATCACTGCAATTGAGTTCTAACCCAAGATCAAGATTTGTTGACGTCTCTTTCTCTAGTGATAGTGAGTGCGCACTTTGGAGAACGCTTTCTTTTAAACATGACACTTATGAGGATGCTGTTGAGCAAGAATTTTCCAGTCCTCTAGCTAAAAGGACGTTTCACCTTTTGAATAAGAAGAATGACTGTGCAATTGCTTTTGCTGATGGAGTACTTGAATTTGTCAGCAAGCCAGGAAATTTATTCAAGTGGAAAGTGTTTAGTGACCCTGGTCTGGGTAATAATATGTTGCCAACTGTTTCATGGGATTCATCCGAGGCAAGTCTTCAAAGTGATTTAAATATCACTGAATTGGGAGAATCGATAACTAATAGAGACCTTTTAGGTATCACAATTACTGTTGATAAGGTCACTCTAACCATCGTCCACGAGCTTTTAAATACAGAAGAAAAGTTCCCTCTTCTCCAGGGATCTGTCGCACCCAATCAGGCGATCATGCAGATATCAAAATCTAAACTCAGGGTTATGAATACATCAGTAATTGTGCTGTATTTCTTTGATGCTCAGAGAAATTCATG GATGGACTTTGTTCATCAACTTGAATTCTACAGTTTCTATTGTTCCAAGTTTCAAGGTTCAGAAGATATGCATGGAGTGCGTAGTCATTTCTATGCCAAAATCAAGGAG GTGAACTTTTCAGTAAGTGAGCTTTCATTGGATATCCTACTATTTGTGCTCGGGGAACTGGATATTGCTGGTCCTTATGCTGTTAAAAAACCTGTGGTTTCGACCAATTGTGGCAAG GTTCTGAACCAGTCTGGTATGACCCTTCTTTGTCAGTTTTATGATAATGAAAATGTTTTAATATCTGCAAGGCAGTCTGCCACCGTTTTTTTGAG GCACTTAGCTTTAGCAAATCTACCGCCAGAAGCCTCTTTCTTTTCATTACAACTTAGAAACCAAGGATTCCTTTCAACTTCTCCAATTCATCTTTCACTTCTGGAAACTCGGAAATTTGCTTGGAGGACACGAATTATTTCATCACAAG ATTCCAAGTCCTTTCCTGGTCCTCTTATTGTTGTTGAAATATCTAGGGGAATTGAG GATGGTATATCAATTATTGTCGCTCCTATGCTCAAAATACACAATGAAACTGATTTCCCATTGGAACTGCGATTTCAAAGGCCTCAACATAAAGAAACAGATGCtgcttcattaatgctgaaagcTGGAGATGTGATTGATGATTCTTTGACTGCCTTTAATGCTGTTGGTTCGTCTGGTGGACTGAGAAAGGCGTTGACATCTCTTAGTGTTG GAAACTTTATTCTCTCTTTTAGGCCAAATATTGATGATAGtgtgaaaattttgaatcaaTCGTTACTGGAGTGGTCGGATGATCTTAAAGGTGGAAAGCCTGTTCACCTATCTGGAGTATTTGATAAATTAAGTTACAAAGTGAGAAAGGCGTTATCTGTCGATTCAGTGAAGTCTTCCTTAACAAGTGCAAATTGCGTTCTCAAATCTGAAGATGTAGTAGTTGCTAATATTCATTTCCTGATACTAACTATTGGAAAGGGAAGGCCTGTTATAAATCCTGATAACTTTGGTTATGCCCCTGGAAATAAAgattcaccagttgcaatgcaAGAGCAGAAGGAAATTTTTGTTCTTCCTACTATTCAAGTTTCAAATTTTCTACACACCGAGTTACATGTCAATTTGACTGATAAAG ATCTGCATACTAGCACGGATGACTGGAACACATGGAGTAATGCAACTATTCCATGTGGATCTACTGTTAACTTTTACGCTAACCCTGATAACATTTATTTTACTGTTACTCTAACTTCTTTTGATTCGAGAAGTAAACCTGTCAACAGCAGTGACTGGGTtagaaaattacaaaaaaaaaagaatgatatCCCTCACTTGGACATCGAGCTGGACTTTGATGGTGGGAAATACTTTGCAACACTGAGACTGTCCCGTGGGCACAGGGGCACATTAAAG GTTGTTATTTTAACGTCATACGCGCTGCAAAACAATACTGATGCACCATTATTTTGCTTTGTTTCTAAACAAAAATCTTTTTCGAG CGAAGACATGAAAAGATTTGTTGCAAGCATTCCTCCAGAGTTGGGATCATATTTACCTCCTAATTCCATCGCATCATGGTTCATGAA ATCCCCCAAGTTGCGGCTGAAATTGTTTGAGGAAAAAGCATTGGATACACAGTTAGACTTGGATGCTTtatcaggccttgcagaaatagATCTTGAAGTAGAAGATATTTCTGGATTAAAAACCATTATGAGGTTGGGGGTCTCTCTGAGGCCATCCACTGGCAAAGAGGCTCTGTCTCAGATTGTAACTTTGAGCTCACGATATGTTGTGTGCAATGAATCGGAAGAAATTATCACTCTACAGCAATGCTATATGGAG GGAATGGAAGAGTCAATCACTATCAACAGCAAGCAGCGGATAGCTTTAAGGTTGAAAAATGTAATGAAAAATAGGAAAGAAACCAATGCTAttgagcatcttctccgaaagCATACAAAATCTCAAGACGATCACTCTCTCTTCATCCAATTCCGACTGAATGAGAGTGGACTGGGTTGGTCAGGGCCAGTGTGTGTGGCTTCATTGGGGCGATTTTTCCTGAAATTCAGGAAATCTTCAGAATACCCTGAAAATCACCTATCAAATGAGAACAATTTATCCCAACATGCAGTAATTCATGTAGTAGAAGAAGGGTCTTCCATTGTTGTGCACTTTCATAGGCCGCCGGATACAAACCTGCCCTATCGAATAGAGAACCGTTTACATGGTTCTCCTATAGCTTACTATCAGAAG GGATCATCGGCACCAGAAACTTTAGGAGCTGGAGTTAGTGTGGGTTATGTCTGGGATGATCTGACTCTTCCGCATAAACTAGTTATTCAACTTGATG ATGTGCATTTACTGCGTGAAATTAACTTGGATAAGGTTCGGTCATGGAAATCATTTTATCGGAATAAGCAATCGAGAGGTCTGGGATTTCATATACCACTTGAAAAGAAAGACCAAAAACAAACCACCTACAGTCAACGACTGCAGACAGAAACCGTAAAGGTAGGTTATGAAGTATATGCAGAAGGTGTCACTCGGATTTTGCGAATATGTGACTTCTCTCATAGTCATAAGGTGAATGAGCCATATGGCACCAGAACAAAGATGCGATTGCGAATCTCTTATTTGGCTGTGCACTTGCTAGAGTATGCCAAGCAG GAGTTAGATATAAGTGAACCATCTGATGATGTGCCAATAATAATCGGAAGATTTGAGAGGATAAATTGTGATTGTATGTTCACTAGCCGGCATAACTATAATCAGATCCGAATACAG TCATTGAGTGTCAATGAGAAGTGGGTCGGTGCTCCTTTTGCAACAATGCTTCGTAGGCATCAATCGGAAAAGTCAGATGCAAATGATTGCATACTCCGTGTCATGATTATTTTACTTCCATCCAGCTCCCATGTTAAACAAGTGAAGCATCTATCCATTGTGCTTCTG CCTCTCACCTTGAACCTTGATGAGGAAACACTAATGAAGATTGTTCCATTTTGGAGGAGCTCTCTCAGTGACCCAAGTGCTCCTCGTCAGCAGTACTACTTCGACCATTTTGAAATCCACCCAATTAAG ATTGTGGCAAGCTTCCTTCCAGGGGAATTGTATTACAGCTATAGTTCAACTCAAGACACTCTACGTTCTTTACTTCACAGTGTGATTAAG ATGCCGGCCATCCAAAGTAAGACTGTTGAGCTCAATGGGGTCCTTGTTACACATGCTTTGATTACCTTGCGCGAATTGACTATTAAGTGTGCACAGCATTATTCCTG GTATTCCATGAGAGCAATTTATATGGCAAAGGGTAGCCCATTGCTTCCGCCAGCTTTTGCTTCTATATTTGATGATTCAGCTTCATCATCGTTAGATGTGTTTTTTGATCCATCAAGTGGCTTATTGAATCTTCCTGGCGTGACCATAG GTACACTCAAGCTCATAAGCAAATTCATTGATAACAAAGGTTTTTCTGGAACAAGGCGTTACTTTGGCGATCTGGGAAAAACT
- the LOC140888689 gene encoding uncharacterized protein → MEVCTLAALTVVPSLFERIRAGQASDEQLTLWRNRDEAKGGTLYTVKDGIVHHRGRMWVPAVDSLRVEVMTEAHTVLYSIHPGSTKMYKDLQSLYWWPCMKRDVVKFVNECLTCQQVKIEHQRPTGLLKPLPITTWKWEDVTMDFVVGLPVSPRRMNSIWVVVDRCRTPIRWDEVGERAVLGPEIVTQTVDVIAKIRDRMLTAQSRQKSFADQRHRDLEFEVGPFEILEKVGARAYRVALPPNLEGVHNVFHISMLKKYVAHSSHVIRHEPVEWTPDLSYEEMPFQILDRQVRRLRNREIPMVKVLWHNQLVEEATWKTEQDMRARYPELFGSTTGAGAQFLSAPALGSSVGGAGAQVFCALAP, encoded by the exons ATGGAGGTATGCACTCTAGCAGCCTTAACAGTAGTACCTAGTTTGTTTGAGAGAATTCGAGCAGGCCAAGCTTCTGATGAACAGTTGACGTTGTGGAGGAACAGAGATGAAGCCAAGGGTGGTACATTGTACACTGTCAAAGATGGAATTGTTCATCACCGAGGTAGAATGTGGGTGCCAGCAGTAGACTCACTGAGAGTTGAAGTGATGACTGAAGCCCATACTGTTctgtattccattcatccaggaagtacgaaaatgtataaggatctgcAATCCTTATATTGGTGGCCATGTATGAAGAGGGATGTTGTAAAATTTGTGAACGAATGTTTGACTTGTCAACAAGTGAAGATCGAGCATCAAAGACCGACAGGACTCCTGAAACCATTGCCAATAACCACATGGAAGTGGGAAGATGTCACTATGGATTTCGTGGTAGGATTGCCAGTTTCACCGCGAAGGATGAACTCGATTTGGGTGGTAGTTGACAG GTGTAGAACTCCCATACGctgggatgaagttggagagaGAGCTGTTTTGGGGCCGGAAATAGTGACCCAAACAGTAGATGTGATAGCCAAGATCAGAGACAGAATGTTGACAGCGCAAAGTCGACAGAAAAGTTTCGCCGACCAGCGACAtagagatttggagtttgaagtag gaccttttGAGATCCTAGAAAAAGTTGGGGCTCGAGCTTACCGAGTGGCACTACCACCAAACTTGGAGGGTGTTCACAATGTCTTCCACATCTCCATGTTAAAAAAGTATGTGGCACATTCTTCTCATGTTATTCGTCATGAGCCAGTGGAATGGACGCCAGACTTGTCCTACGAAGAGATGCCTTTTCAAATCTTGGACAGACAAGTTCGTAGGTTGAGAAACAGAGAGATTCCAATGGTGAAAGTCCTATGGCACAACCAGTTGGTTGAAGAAGCTACCTGGAAAACCGAGCAGGATATGCGAGCACGCTATCCTGAACTGTTTg GCAGCACCACCGGTGCAGGGGCGCAGTTTTTGAGCGCCCCTGCACTAGGGAGCAGCGTTGGTGGCGCAGGGGCGCAAGTTTTCTGCGCCCTTGCACCATAG